The proteins below come from a single Corylus avellana chromosome ca3, CavTom2PMs-1.0 genomic window:
- the LOC132173380 gene encoding protease Do-like 9: MGRESKKRKRGRKPKIPSAETVDLPTTSTTALNDVAFDDVFSVTNVELIDSPASAAGTANRRGRPSKPRRATPERAFDNGDFVEVAVGPLEVSGAAVRVVPAMDAVVKVFCVHTEPNFSLPWQRKRQYSSSSSGFVIAGRRVLTNAHSVEHYTQVKLKKRGSDIKYLATVLAIGTECDIAMLAVENDEFWEGVSPVEFGDLPALQDAVTVVGYPIGGDTISVTSGVVSRIEILSYIHGSTELLGLQIDAAINSGNSGGPAFNDKGNCVGIAFQSLKHEDVENIGYVIPTPVIMHFIQDYEKNGAYTGFPILGVEWQKMENPDLRKSMGMKPDQKGVRIRRIDLTAPESKVLEPSDIILSFDGVDIANDGTVPFRHGERIGFSYLVSQKYTGDNAAIKVLRNYEILNFDIKLATHKRLIPAHIKGRPPSYYIIAGFVFTTVSVPYLRSEYGKDYEYEAPVKLLDKLVHSMPQSPDEQLVVVSQVLVADINIGYEEIVNTQVIAFNDKPVKNLKSLATMVESCEEEFLKFDLDYQQIVVLRTNTAKAATLHILATHCIPSAISDDLKS; the protein is encoded by the exons atgGGCCGCGAGTCCAAGAAACGGAAACGGGGCCGAAAGCCTAAGATCCCCTCCGCGGAAACCGTAGATCTGcccaccacctccaccaccgCATTAAACGACGTCGCATTCGACGACGTCTTCTCCGTCACCAACGTCGAGCTAATCGACTCCCCCGCATCCGCCGCCGGGACCGCTAACCGCAGAGGCCGCCCGAGTAAGCCGCGGCGGGCCACACCGGAGAGGGCCTTCGACAACGGGGACTTCGTGGAAGTGGCGGTGGGGCCATTGGAGGTCTCCGGGGCGGCGGTGAGGGTGGTGCCGGCTATGGACGCGGTGGTGAAGGTGTTCTGCGTGCACACAGAGCCCAACTTCTCGCTACCGTGGCAGCGAAAGAGGCAGTACAGCTCCAGCAGCAGCGGCTTCGTGATTGCAGGGCGGAGGGTGCTCACCAACGCGCATTCCGTCGAGCATTACACGCAGGTCAAGCTCAAGAAGCGCGGCTCCGACATCAAGTACCTCGCCACCGTGCTCGCTATCGGCACCGAATGCGATATCG CAATGCTGGCAGTCGAGAATGATGAGTTTTGGGAAGGGGTGTCACCTGTGGAATTTGGGGATTTACCTGCTCTTCAAGATGCTGTGACTGTTGTGGGTTACCCAATTGGAGGAGACACGATTTCTGTGACAAGTGGTGTTGTTTCGCGAATAGAGATCCTATCTTATATTCATGGTTCCACTGAGCTTCTGGGTTTGCAG ATAGATGCTGCAATAAACTCTGGGAATTCTGGTGGGCCTGCTTTTAATGATAAAGGGAATTGTGTGGGAATTGCATTTCAGTCCCTTAAACATGAAGATGTGGAGAATATAGGTTATGTGATACCAACACCAGTCATCATGCACTTCATCCAGGATTATGAGAAGAACGGGGCATATACAG GATTCCCAATTCTTGGGGTTGAGTGGCAGAAGATGGAAAATCCTGATTTGCGGAAGTCAATGGGTATGAAACCTGATCAAAAGGGTGTtcgaattagaagaattgatctCACTGCCCCAGAATCTAAGGTTTTGGAGCCATCAGATATTATTCTCAGCTTTGATGGGGTTGATATTGCGAATGATGGGACAG TTCCTTTTCGGCATGGGGAGCGCATAGGTTTTAGTTACCTCGTCTCCCAGAAGTATACTGGGGATAATGCAGCCATTAAAGTACTTCGCAATTATGAAATTCTCAACTTCGACATCAAACTTGCAACTCACAAAAGGCTCATTCCAGCCCACATCAAAGGCAGACCTCCctcatattatattattgccgGATTTGTTTTTACAACTGTATCTGTTCCATACCTGCGCTCTGAG TATGGAAAGGATTATGAATATGAAGCTCCAGTCAAGCTTTTAGATAAACTGGTGCATTCAATGCCACAATCACCAGACGAGCAGCTTGTTGTGGTTTCACAG GTGCTTGTCGCTGATATCAACATTGGGTACGAGGAGATTGTAAACACCCAG GTTATTGCTTTCAATGATAAGCCTGTGAAGAATCTCAAGAGCTTGGCCACCATGGTAGAGAGCTGTGAAgaagaatttttgaaatttgatttaGACTATCAACAG ATAGTGGTCCTTCGGACAAACACTGCGAAAGCAGCTACTCTACATATTCTTGCAACTCACTGCATACCATCAGCAATATCTGATGATCTAAAGTCTTGA
- the LOC132175067 gene encoding WAT1-related protein At3g28050-like encodes MGPRSNLVGLVPFAAMVMVECLDVGLTTLSKAAMSKGMSHYVFVVYSNALATLILIPSSFIIDRNKRPPLTISVLCKFFLLSLAGITLMQNCVFTGVSYSSPTLASAMSNLVPAFTFLLAVIFRMENLDLRSSRSQIKIMGTLVSISGALVVTLYKGPPIPFSRNSLDLPLQPSPSTVLAAANNWIIGGLFLATASLCLATWNTAQAAILKGYPSEMTIVAFYCFFGTIQCAAFSLVAERDPNAWKLRPDIELVSIIYSAVFGSVVTFSALTWCIHKKGPLFVAMFKPLGIAIAALMGVIFLGDTLHVGSVIGATVIVVGFYAVIWAQSKEEEKGKSSEVDGLLSPSQKTPLLESQRDV; translated from the exons atggGGCCGAGATCCAATTTGGTGGGTTTGGTGCCATTTGCAGCCATGGTGATGGTGGAGTGCCTGGATGTGGGCTTGACCACACTGAGCAAAGCAGCCATGTCCAAAGGGATGAGTCATTATGTCTTTGTTGTCTACTCAAATGCTCTTGCCACTCTTATCCTAATCCCCTCTTCTTTCATTATCGACAG AAACAAGAGGCCTCCACTCACCATCTCTGTCCTGTGTAAATTCTTCCTCCTTAGCCTTGCTGG GATAACATTGATGCAGAATTGTGTCTTCACTGGCGTAAGCTACAGCTCTCCTACCCTTGCCTCTGCTATGAGCAACTTGGTCCCAGCATTCACTTTCTTGCTTGCTGTAATCTTCAG GATGGAAAATCTAGATTTGAGAAGCTCAAGAAGCCAGATCAAGATCATGGGTACCCTGGTATCAATCTCAGGAGCATTGGTTGTTACCCTTTACAAGGGCCCGCCCATTCCATTCTCTAGAAACTCTCTTGATCTTCCATTGCAACCATCTCCATCTACTGTGTTGGCAGCAGCAAATAATTGGATCATTGGAGGCCTTTTCCTTGCAACTGCTAGTTTATGTCTTGCAACCTGGAATACTGCTCAG GCAGCAATTCTAAAAGGGTACCCATCAGAGATGACAATAGTCGCCTTCTATTGCTTCTTTGGGACAATCCAATGTGCAGCATTTTCTTTGGTTGCAGAAAGAGATCCAAATGCTTGGAAATTAAGGCCTGATATTGAACTAGTCTCTATCATATATTCA GCTGTTTTTGGAAGTGTGGTGACATTTTCTGCATTAACATGGTGCATACATAAGAAAGGGCCTTTGTTTGTTGCCATGTTCAAGCCCTTAGGCATTGCTATTGCTGCTTTGATGGGTGTCATCTTCCTTGGCGATACACTCCATGTTGGAAG TGTAATTGGAGCAACTGTAATCGTTGTAGGATTTTATGCAGTAATATGGGCACAATccaaagaagaggaaaagggtAAATCCAGTGAAGTTGATGGGCTACTGTCACCCTCGCAGAAGACCCCTCTCTTGGAGAGCCAGAGAGATGTATAA
- the LOC132173796 gene encoding RING-H2 finger protein ATL48-like, producing MEKMGEANPNLDEFFPEKKRVRNPLVPVGALITAGVLTAGLISFRQGNSQLGQKLMRARVIVQGATVALMVGTAYYYGGNPWRPR from the exons ATGGAAAAGATGGGTGAGGCTAATCCCAATTTGGACGAGTTTTTTCCGGAGAAGAAGCGTGTCAGGAACCCTCTTGTACCTGTTG GTGCACTAATTACAGCTGGAGTGCTCACGGCTGGCTTAATAAGTTTCAGACAAGGCAATTCTCAGTTGGGTCAGAAGCTAATGAGAGCTCGTGTGATTGTACAAGGTGCTACAGTAGCACTCATGGTTGGTACTGCTTACTACTATGGGGGGAATCCCTGGCGACCAAGATAA
- the LOC132173792 gene encoding ubiquitin-conjugating enzyme E2-23 kDa-like, with protein sequence MSSPSKRREMDVMKLMMSDYTVETINDGLNEFNVEFQGPKESLYEGGVWKIRVELPDAYPYKSPSIGFVNKIYHPNVDELSGSVCLDVINQSWSPMFDLLNVFEVFLPQLLLYPNPSDPLNGDAASLMMKDRKQYDQKVKEYCERYAKKEAITNPTAEMESSDEDISDEESGSSDDDIAGHADP encoded by the exons ATGTCTTCTCCAAGCAAGAGGAGAGAGATGGATGTCATGAAGTT GATGATGAGTGATTATACTGTGGAGACGATAAATGATGGACTCAATGAATTCAATGTGGAATTCCAAGGTCCAAAAGAAA GCCTTTATGAAGGCGGGGTTTGGAAAATCCGTGTTGAGCTTCCTGATGCTTATCCATACAAGTCTCCTTCTATTGGGTTTGTGAACAAGATATACCACCCAAATGTTGATGAGCT ATCTGGTTCTGTGTGCTTGGATGTTATTAATCAATCTTGGAGTCCAATGTTTG ATCTGTTAAATGTATTTGAAGTTTTCCTTCCACAACTCTTGCTTTATCCAAATCCTTCCGACCCACTTAATGGTGATGCCGCATCATTGATGATGAAGGATCGAAAGCAGTATGATCAGAAAGTAAAAG AATACTGTGAGCGATATGCAAAGAAGGAGGCTATCACCAATCCCACAGCTGAAATGGAGAGTAGCGATGAGGACATTAGTGACGAAGAAAGTGGTTCTAGCGACGATGATATTGCTGGACATGCCGACCCATAA